GTTGCAGCGACTCCGAACCCGCCTGAAACCGTCAGTCCGCCCACGCCGGGAACAGAAGAATCCCGCCACCTCGCCGGGAGGCAACACCTTATCCCTCCGCGGCCCGAAGCTGAGATCAGTTCTCTCTCAAAAGGCCAGCACGTAGGAGAACTTCACGAAGAGTTCGCGCCCGATGCGAAAAGGTTGTTCCGGTGAAATCGTCTCGGCGTTATAGCCGATGGCCAGGGCGCTGCGGGCGGTAAAATCGTAAGAGAGGAGAGAATTGAGGTTGAACTGGTTCCGACGGTTGTCGTTGTTGAATTGGGCGAGCACGCGGGCCCGCAGCTTCGGCGTGAACTGATGACCGATACGGGCCAGGATGAGGCTGCGATTTTCCTCCAGCTTTCCGTTCATGAAATATTCCCGAAAAAGCAGCCCCCGCAATTCGAGCTTGGTGCGACCGGCCAGTCGCGCGTTCAGATTCAACTCGTAAGACCAGAGTCGGCCATAGTAGTTGTCACGAAAGTCCACGAACTTTCGCCGGATAACTTGAAGGCTCAGCCAGACCGGCCGATTTTCGTTGGTCGTCAGACCCAGGATCACGCGCGGCATGATGTAGACGCGCATCCGGTCGAGCCGCGTTTGATCCACGAACTCGTGGAATCGAACCCGGTCGTAGGAATAGACGGCCCGCGCCGACCAGAAGTTTTTGAATTGCACGCGCAGGCGCAGATCGGCGCCGGAATCATCGTGCTCGCCCGTCACCAGAGCGACGTGATCGTAGTTGGGCTCCAGGAAAATCTGGCGAATGCCGAAGCGATTGAGAAACGGCTTGTAGGTGAAACTCATCTGCCCGCTCACGCGACCCGTCTCGGGTTCAAAGCCGATGCCGCTGACATCGAAGTCGCGCCCAAGGTATTTCGCCTCGACTTCGTACTCAAACCGGTCGGAATCGTAGCGGAATTCGGCGGTGGCTCCGGCCTGCTGCCAGAGGCTCGCCCGCACGCCGGGATTTTGACTCACCGCCACCTGCGAGGAGAACGTAATGTGTCGGCCTCGCGCCAGCGCCAGATCAATCCCGTGAGCGCGCGCCGAATGGGAGAAATCGCTCTCGGGCTGATCTCGATTGACGGTGATGAATCCGAGCGCCGATTTCTCAAAGATGTCGCGCTGCACGCGCAGGACGAAGAAATTGGCTCCCGGACTGAGCCGCCGCTCGCCCGATTCCGGATCGAGGAAAAATTGATCGCGGGTGCGGGCTTCCAGCACACCCAGGTTGTACCGCCCGATCTTGCCGGTGATCTTGGCTCCGGCGGCGATGCGCTGCTCCGACCCATCGGGCACGCGCAGGCCCACCCGTCGAGAGAAGAAAAGCTGAAGCGGCGTGCGGAAAAAGTTCGCCCCTTCCACGAAAAACGCCCGCTTCTCCGGGAAAAACAGCTCGAAGCGGGAGAGTGTAATATTGATCTCGTCGGCTTCGGTTTGAGCAAAATCGGGATTGACGGTCAGGTTCGCCTTGAGATTCGCCGTCAGACCATAGCGCACATCCACTCCCGCCGTTGGACGGTAGCCGGAGACGGTGGGAATAGTCGTGCGAAATCGCCCCGGCTGGAGCGTGAAGGGGATGATCTCCAGATCGCGTCCGGGTCGAATTTCTTCCAGTCCCCGGAGAATGCCCGATTTGGACGGCTTCATCACCCGATCGAAGCGAGCGACCGGATACCAGCGCACGCTTTCGTTCTTTCTCACGATCTCCCGACCGAGATTGAGCCCCCAGGTCTGCGGCGAGGTTCGGGGAAAGCGGAGAATCTTGAACGGGATGGCGATTTCCGCCACCCAGCCGAATTCATCAATTGTCGCGGCGCTCTCCCACAGTCCATCCCACGTCCCGTCGTACAGATCAAATCCGGAGCCTCCTCCGGTCGTCTCCGAGACGAGAGCATCGAATTGAACACCCCGGGCGTTGACGCTGAAAAAGTAGCCCGTGCGAAGATCGTGAAACGTGTCCAGCAGAATGTCCACGCTGTCGGAGAAGGTGCGGGCATCATGAGCATCGAGGCGGGCGACGATCCGACTCGGCTCCGAATCGAAGCAGCGAAAGCCGAAATAGAGCTTCCTCTCATCGTAAAAGATCCGAACCTCGGTTCGTTCCGTCGCCGGTTGACCTTCGTCCGGCTCCGTCTGGGTGAAATCGGTGATCGGTTCGATCTCCTTCCAGACCGGTTCATCGAGCCGACCGTCAATTTTGACCTCCGCCGCGTAGCGCCGAGCCGTCGCCACGCGCAAGGGAGCAGAATCAGAAGGTGTCGAACGATTTTGCCCGACGATTTCTTGATGGGAAAGGACAAGGATCACCGCCAGCGCACCGGCTATCCGCACCGCTGAGAATGTCATCGCGTCTTCCCCTCCAGGATGCCCGACCACCGATGAGCCACGCACACCGCCGTGCGAAGGACAAAGGCTAAGAGGATGCCCTTTTCGCTGTCAACGCGAAATCACCGTTTCAATCCGGATACGCCACTTGGATCCGAGCTGAGCGAAAGTATCTCGCGCGCGATGGGAGAACTGTCGGGTCTCCAGAGCCCACTCCCGTGCGCCAGAGTTCCCGATTGCGGCATTTCCCCCACCGCCGTGGGAAAAAAGACGCGCACTCTCTTGCGAAAAAGAAGACCGTCCGTTTTCGCACTTCTTCCGTCTTATGCTGATGGCAATGCGAAGGGATAACGGCAAAACGGGAATCGCCCATGTGCTCACGCACACCACGAAGAATGAACATGCGTTCGCCAACGGATGAAAAGTGCCAACTGATGGCTGATCCGTGGGAACCTTTCATCCGTCGGGAGATTATTTTCAGTGGAGGAGGAGAGCTATGAAAATCGCAGGCATCAAACACATCATGCTCCTTACGTTGCTCGTCATTCTCATCGGAGGTCAATGGGGTTTGGGGCAACAGCCGCCCCAGCCGCGCGATTCGTTGCGCGTTCTTCGCGTCGCCTTGAGAGAAGCCGGGGCTCCGCCTCTGACAGGGCAGCAGGAGGATGCGTTACGGTCGTTGCTGGTGACGTACCGGTTGAGCCGACGGCCTCCGTTGCAAATTCTGACCGCCCTTCAAGCCGCGCGTCGCGCCTACGATGAAGCGATTGTTGCCGGGGACAGTGCGACGGCGAAATCGCAGGCGACCACCATTGCCAATCAAACAGCCGCACTCATCGGTACGACTCTCCAGGACGAGGCCGACGTGAAGGTGGGCGTCATCAACATCCTCAAACAAAACGATGATCAACTGGGCCTCCTGGTGAAACGCTTCGGCACAAGCGGTGTGGCGCGGTTACTCCATGCCTTTCTGGCCGATAGCGGCCTGGCTTCCGGGGGACTGCCGGGAAGCACCGCCCCGAACGGAATCGTGGGGCCGCCCCTCGCTCCATCCGCTCGATAATCGCACACCGGGGATGAGGAACGATGTCCGGTGGCGCGGTCTCTGTCCGGCTGCGCCACCGGAAAATTCTCCTTTCGTCATGATCCGGTGAGAGCGGAGCGGATCACGCCAACGATCTGCTCCACGGCATGTTCGGAGAGTTCCGGGTAAATGGGA
The sequence above is a segment of the Blastocatellia bacterium genome. Coding sequences within it:
- a CDS encoding DUF5916 domain-containing protein, yielding MTFSAVRIAGALAVILVLSHQEIVGQNRSTPSDSAPLRVATARRYAAEVKIDGRLDEPVWKEIEPITDFTQTEPDEGQPATERTEVRIFYDERKLYFGFRCFDSEPSRIVARLDAHDARTFSDSVDILLDTFHDLRTGYFFSVNARGVQFDALVSETTGGGSGFDLYDGTWDGLWESAATIDEFGWVAEIAIPFKILRFPRTSPQTWGLNLGREIVRKNESVRWYPVARFDRVMKPSKSGILRGLEEIRPGRDLEIIPFTLQPGRFRTTIPTVSGYRPTAGVDVRYGLTANLKANLTVNPDFAQTEADEINITLSRFELFFPEKRAFFVEGANFFRTPLQLFFSRRVGLRVPDGSEQRIAAGAKITGKIGRYNLGVLEARTRDQFFLDPESGERRLSPGANFFVLRVQRDIFEKSALGFITVNRDQPESDFSHSARAHGIDLALARGRHITFSSQVAVSQNPGVRASLWQQAGATAEFRYDSDRFEYEVEAKYLGRDFDVSGIGFEPETGRVSGQMSFTYKPFLNRFGIRQIFLEPNYDHVALVTGEHDDSGADLRLRVQFKNFWSARAVYSYDRVRFHEFVDQTRLDRMRVYIMPRVILGLTTNENRPVWLSLQVIRRKFVDFRDNYYGRLWSYELNLNARLAGRTKLELRGLLFREYFMNGKLEENRSLILARIGHQFTPKLRARVLAQFNNDNRRNQFNLNSLLSYDFTARSALAIGYNAETISPEQPFRIGRELFVKFSYVLAF